The Pseudofrankia inefficax genome window below encodes:
- a CDS encoding ABC transporter substrate-binding protein, translating to MKFVGSRPVGRQLQLVAAGTVVVGLLAAACGGSSGSSSGGGATAGAKVDASKATSAADFGGMDALVAAAKKEGQLNVITLPPDWANYGEIISSFTKKYGIKINSANPDGSSADEISAVKQLKGQSRAPDVLDVGNSFALQAESEGLLAPYKVASWNDIDSGLKDPDGKWFADYGGYVSIGYDSKVITDPPKSFADLKKPEYKGKIAINGDPTQAGAAFAAVMAASLANGGSFDNIMPGIQYFADLRKSGNFVPTKGTPATVQSGETPILLWWDYLNAGSVADKMSGGQYKINIPSDSSYAAYYDQAINATAPHPAAARLWEEYLYSAEGQNLWLKGRARPVELPAMTTAGTVDKALAAALPPAPSDTKYPTDAQLTAAQKVLADNWAKMVGGA from the coding sequence GTGAAGTTTGTAGGGAGTCGACCGGTCGGCCGGCAGCTGCAGCTGGTTGCCGCCGGAACGGTCGTCGTGGGCCTGCTCGCCGCCGCCTGCGGCGGGAGCAGCGGTTCGTCGAGCGGCGGAGGCGCCACGGCTGGCGCCAAGGTGGATGCTTCCAAGGCGACGTCTGCGGCCGACTTCGGTGGCATGGACGCGCTGGTCGCGGCGGCCAAGAAGGAGGGGCAGCTCAACGTCATCACCCTCCCGCCGGACTGGGCCAACTACGGCGAGATCATCAGCAGCTTCACCAAGAAGTACGGCATCAAGATCAACAGTGCCAACCCGGACGGCTCCAGCGCCGACGAGATCAGCGCGGTCAAGCAGCTCAAGGGCCAGAGCCGGGCGCCCGACGTGCTCGACGTCGGCAACTCCTTCGCGCTGCAGGCCGAGTCGGAGGGCCTGCTCGCCCCGTACAAGGTCGCGAGCTGGAACGACATCGACAGCGGCCTGAAGGACCCGGACGGCAAGTGGTTCGCCGACTACGGCGGCTACGTCTCGATCGGCTACGACTCGAAGGTCATCACTGACCCGCCGAAGAGCTTCGCCGACCTGAAGAAGCCCGAGTACAAGGGCAAGATCGCCATCAACGGTGACCCGACCCAGGCCGGCGCGGCGTTCGCCGCCGTCATGGCCGCGTCGCTCGCCAACGGCGGCTCGTTCGACAACATCATGCCCGGCATCCAGTACTTCGCCGACCTGCGCAAGAGCGGCAACTTCGTCCCGACCAAGGGCACTCCGGCCACCGTGCAGAGCGGCGAGACGCCGATCCTGCTCTGGTGGGACTACCTGAACGCGGGCTCGGTCGCCGACAAGATGTCCGGTGGCCAGTATAAGATCAACATTCCGAGTGACTCGTCCTACGCCGCGTACTACGACCAGGCGATCAACGCGACCGCGCCGCACCCGGCCGCCGCGCGCCTCTGGGAGGAGTACCTCTACTCGGCCGAGGGCCAGAACCTCTGGCTGAAGGGCCGGGCCCGCCCGGTCGAGCTCCCCGCGATGACCACGGCCGGCACGGTGGACAAGGCCCTGGCCGCCGCGCTCCCGCCGGCTCCGTCCGACACGAAGTACCCGACCGACGCGCAGCTGACCGCGGCGCAGAAGGTCCTCGCCGACAACTGGGCGAAGATGGTC
- a CDS encoding phosphonatase-like hydrolase, whose protein sequence is MATDSVTALVANAPAGAAENLDRIRVDLAVFDIAGTTVEEHGAVYTALRAAVEAAGAHAGLVLADADVERWMGADKRAAIRALLAPAYADTDAAEPDAATVERVFTDFRDRLDAAYRTRPPTPMPGVVEAFGTLRAHGIRIALTTGFDRTVVGPLLASLGWDGGLLDAVVCADDVPSGRPAPYMIFRAMELTGVTAVARVLVAGDTVRDLRAGTNAGAAAVVGVLTGQVSATVLGAVPHTHLLASVADIPALVTGPTG, encoded by the coding sequence GTGGCCACCGACTCCGTCACCGCGCTCGTCGCGAACGCCCCGGCTGGCGCCGCCGAGAACCTCGACCGGATTCGCGTCGATCTGGCGGTGTTCGACATCGCCGGCACCACCGTGGAGGAGCACGGCGCGGTCTACACCGCCCTGCGGGCGGCCGTCGAGGCGGCCGGCGCGCACGCCGGACTGGTCCTGGCCGACGCGGACGTCGAGCGGTGGATGGGTGCCGACAAGCGGGCCGCGATCCGGGCGCTGCTCGCGCCGGCCTACGCGGACACCGACGCGGCCGAGCCGGACGCCGCGACCGTGGAGCGGGTCTTCACAGACTTCCGGGACCGGCTGGACGCCGCCTACCGGACCCGGCCGCCGACGCCGATGCCCGGCGTCGTGGAGGCGTTCGGCACGCTGCGGGCGCACGGGATCCGGATCGCGCTGACGACGGGGTTCGACCGGACGGTCGTCGGCCCGCTGCTGGCCTCGCTCGGCTGGGACGGCGGCCTGCTGGACGCGGTCGTCTGCGCCGACGACGTCCCGAGCGGGCGGCCGGCGCCCTACATGATCTTCCGCGCGATGGAGCTGACCGGGGTGACGGCCGTGGCCCGGGTGCTGGTCGCCGGCGACACCGTGCGCGACCTGCGCGCCGGCACCAACGCGGGCGCGGCGGCCGTCGTCGGCGTGCTGACCGGCCAGGTCAGCGCCACCGTGCTCGGCGCCGTCCCGCACACCCACCTGCTCGCCAGCGTCGCCGACATCCCCGCCCTGGTCACCGGCCCGACCGGCTGA
- a CDS encoding SDR family NAD(P)-dependent oxidoreductase: MTATFDLGLAGKAAVVTGAGAGIGQAIARGLAAAGVRVGLVEIDPTRAAATVELIEKEGGQALALQADVMDTAALTDAITATHTEFGRLDILVNNAGGVKASRFLDQSERSWRRHIDINLVSMLAATSTAAPLIAQTVAAAAEASGGRPTGGSIVNITSIEGMRAAPMYAVYAACKAGMINFTRTMALELADSGIRINAIAPDLTATAGIRGIMRGPVDPDTLPAPPAERVEGIERYIPLRREGVAAEIADAAVFLCSDRAAYINGSTLSVDGGTAASAGWLRAGSGWTLHGAPAPSGFAMGNQ, translated from the coding sequence GTGACGGCGACGTTCGATCTCGGGCTGGCGGGCAAGGCGGCGGTGGTGACCGGTGCCGGGGCCGGCATCGGGCAGGCGATCGCGCGGGGGCTGGCCGCCGCGGGAGTCCGGGTCGGCCTGGTCGAGATCGACCCCACCCGCGCGGCCGCCACCGTCGAGCTGATCGAGAAGGAAGGTGGCCAGGCCCTGGCGCTCCAGGCGGACGTCATGGACACCGCCGCCCTCACCGACGCCATCACCGCCACCCACACCGAGTTCGGCCGCCTGGACATCCTGGTGAACAACGCCGGCGGGGTGAAGGCGAGCCGGTTCCTCGACCAGAGCGAGCGCAGCTGGCGCCGCCACATCGACATCAACCTCGTCAGCATGCTCGCCGCGACGTCGACGGCGGCTCCGCTGATCGCCCAGACGGTGGCCGCCGCTGCCGAGGCGTCCGGCGGGCGGCCGACCGGCGGCTCCATCGTCAACATCACCAGCATCGAGGGGATGCGGGCCGCCCCGATGTACGCCGTCTACGCCGCCTGCAAGGCCGGGATGATCAATTTCACCCGGACGATGGCGCTGGAGCTCGCCGACTCCGGCATCCGGATCAACGCGATCGCCCCCGACCTCACCGCGACGGCCGGCATCCGCGGCATCATGCGCGGCCCCGTCGACCCCGACACGCTGCCCGCTCCCCCGGCCGAGCGCGTCGAGGGCATCGAGCGGTACATCCCGCTCCGCCGCGAGGGCGTCGCCGCCGAGATCGCCGACGCCGCCGTGTTCCTGTGCTCCGACCGGGCCGCCTACATCAACGGCAGCACGCTGAGCGTCGACGGCGGCACCGCGGCCTCCGCCGGCTGGCTGCGGGCCGGCTCCGGCTGGACCCTCCACGGTGCTCCCGCCCCCTCCGGCTTCGCCATGGGAAACCAGTAG
- a CDS encoding VOC family protein → MREPGDAFHLAIPAYDLDATVAFYVGRLGCKLARRYDDRVTLDFFGDQVVCHLAEPPQDAPDVPRAEPRLYPRHFGMTFRRPEDFDALVRLVEIRKLPVFRPVELRFEGLAEEHRTLVLRDPADNLLEFKHYVDPRMMY, encoded by the coding sequence GTGCGTGAGCCCGGCGACGCCTTCCACCTGGCCATCCCGGCCTACGACCTCGACGCGACCGTGGCGTTCTACGTCGGACGACTCGGCTGCAAGCTGGCCAGGCGTTACGACGACCGGGTCACCCTCGACTTCTTCGGCGACCAGGTCGTCTGCCATCTGGCCGAACCACCGCAGGACGCTCCGGACGTGCCGCGAGCCGAGCCGCGGCTCTATCCGCGCCATTTCGGGATGACCTTCCGGCGGCCCGAGGACTTCGACGCGCTGGTGCGCCTCGTCGAGATCCGCAAGCTGCCGGTCTTCCGGCCGGTCGAACTCCGGTTCGAGGGCCTCGCCGAGGAGCACCGGACCCTGGTCCTGCGCGACCCCGCCGACAACCTGCTGGAGTTCAAGCACTACGTCGACCCGCGGATGATGTACTGA
- a CDS encoding 2'-5' RNA ligase family protein, producing the protein MDRWSTAERLCGLAGGELAQRGRFGLLRVREARALRRGRAGVWGGEEGPRAFLTTVVRVPTELAARVRAAAQPAAAAGVNSHYLYPADALHITLANLDRYADLPLARLAETLADRVAAAPPITFTLRGLAVARHTVYVRAYARPAPALLALRASILRDLGSEPPRQEPLRIAVSNVVRFRCADLTTVLPAVHAHRNARFGSFPLHRVELVRTDKVLSAAGTELLAAFDTGP; encoded by the coding sequence GTGGACCGGTGGTCGACGGCGGAGCGACTGTGCGGGCTGGCCGGCGGCGAGCTGGCGCAGCGCGGCCGGTTCGGGCTTCTGCGCGTCCGTGAAGCCCGGGCGCTGCGGCGCGGGAGGGCCGGTGTCTGGGGCGGCGAGGAAGGCCCGCGGGCGTTTCTGACCACGGTCGTCCGGGTGCCCACGGAACTGGCGGCGCGTGTACGGGCCGCCGCGCAGCCGGCCGCGGCAGCCGGGGTCAACAGCCACTACCTCTATCCGGCCGACGCCCTGCACATCACGCTCGCCAATCTCGACCGGTACGCGGATCTGCCGCTGGCGCGGCTGGCGGAGACGCTGGCGGACCGGGTCGCGGCCGCGCCGCCGATCACGTTCACCCTGCGGGGCCTCGCGGTCGCGCGCCACACCGTCTACGTCCGGGCCTATGCGCGGCCGGCCCCGGCTCTCCTCGCCCTGCGCGCCTCGATCCTGCGCGACCTCGGCTCCGAGCCACCCCGGCAGGAGCCGCTGCGGATCGCGGTCAGCAACGTGGTGCGGTTCCGCTGCGCCGACCTAACAACCGTCCTGCCGGCCGTGCATGCCCACCGGAACGCGCGTTTCGGCTCGTTCCCGCTGCACCGGGTCGAGCTGGTCCGCACCGACAAGGTCCTCTCAGCCGCCGGCACCGAACTGCTGGCCGCTTTCGACACCGGGCCGTGA
- a CDS encoding phosphosulfolactate synthase, with protein MRDTALRLPSRQAKPRSRGLTMVIDNGLPTSYFRDAVSSSTELIDLVKFGWGTALVTADLDQKIETLRSLGIGYFFGGTLFEKHVLQRRFDDYRAFCHDYGCSHVEVSNGTIELPNPEKDDYISRLADDFTVLSEVGFKDGERSERLSPSRWVEYIRADLDAGADLVITEARESGRSGICRPDGRLRFGLIEDILEAGLPTDQLLFEAPTKELQTYFVRRVGTDVNLGNIAPTEVIALETLRLGLRSDTLLDIEATIDGGRRA; from the coding sequence ATGCGCGATACCGCACTACGACTACCGTCTCGGCAGGCAAAACCACGCAGCCGGGGCCTGACGATGGTGATCGACAACGGCCTGCCGACCAGCTACTTCCGGGACGCTGTCTCCAGTTCGACCGAGCTCATCGATCTGGTGAAGTTCGGCTGGGGGACCGCGCTGGTCACGGCCGACCTCGACCAGAAGATCGAGACCCTGCGGTCTCTCGGTATCGGCTACTTCTTCGGTGGCACACTGTTCGAGAAGCACGTCCTGCAGCGCCGTTTCGACGACTACCGCGCGTTCTGTCACGACTACGGCTGTAGCCATGTCGAGGTATCCAATGGAACGATCGAGCTGCCGAACCCCGAAAAAGATGATTACATCTCCCGGCTGGCCGACGATTTCACGGTCCTCAGCGAGGTTGGGTTCAAGGACGGGGAACGCTCCGAACGCCTCTCGCCGTCGCGGTGGGTCGAATACATCCGAGCCGACCTGGACGCGGGCGCGGACCTTGTGATCACCGAGGCCAGGGAGAGTGGCCGAAGCGGGATCTGCCGCCCCGACGGCCGGCTGCGTTTCGGGCTGATCGAGGACATCCTGGAAGCCGGGCTGCCCACCGACCAGCTGCTGTTCGAGGCGCCGACGAAGGAACTGCAGACCTATTTCGTCCGCCGGGTCGGGACGGACGTGAACCTCGGCAACATCGCGCCCACGGAGGTGATCGCACTGGAGACGCTGCGGCTGGGCCTGCGTTCCGACACGCTGCTCGACATCGAGGCCACGATCGACGGCGGCCGCCGTGCGTGA
- a CDS encoding acyltransferase, translated as MTLTPTTDLAHTGLAATEAADQASRHAPTSTPEVSTPVAAPAGAGRQHVHEVDVVRVLTFVAVIGVHATGGTIDGSGYVGNAALNLLHFTREAFFVLTGFVLVHSYADRPPRGPRLRRFWARRLLLVGVPYAAWTAVYGAAAMRARTSDDGVLGGIRQYFGLLFSGNAHYHLYFLLVSLQIYLALPVLLALVRRARHHLALLLAGSAALEAAILVAIQYGPPRDGVLGWLQDYCHVLLPTYLFWVLLGGVAAARLDRIRGWVDRHRRLVPAIVLAGAAAAQLWYAASIHHGRSPAFAASVFQPIMIVWGTAVVVGLFAAGRWWAARRTPGSRADRLLRLGSELSFGVYLIHPLFVDNLVKVLPDRIPAPLSTLLIVAAALAGSGVLVWLARRTPLSLPVTGRPRLRRATTTPAPAGPA; from the coding sequence ATGACGCTGACTCCGACGACCGACCTGGCGCACACCGGCCTCGCGGCCACCGAGGCCGCCGACCAGGCCTCGCGGCACGCGCCGACGAGCACGCCCGAGGTCAGCACGCCGGTCGCCGCCCCAGCGGGTGCCGGGCGCCAGCACGTCCACGAGGTCGACGTCGTCCGGGTGCTGACCTTCGTCGCGGTGATCGGCGTGCACGCGACCGGCGGGACGATCGACGGCTCCGGCTACGTCGGCAACGCCGCGCTCAACCTGCTGCACTTCACCCGTGAGGCGTTCTTCGTCCTGACCGGCTTCGTCCTGGTGCACAGCTACGCGGACCGCCCGCCGCGCGGCCCCCGGCTGCGCAGGTTCTGGGCGCGGCGCCTGCTGCTGGTCGGCGTCCCGTACGCGGCATGGACCGCCGTCTACGGCGCGGCCGCGATGCGGGCCCGGACCAGCGACGACGGCGTTCTGGGCGGGATCCGGCAGTACTTCGGGCTGCTGTTCAGCGGGAACGCGCATTACCACCTGTACTTCCTGCTGGTCTCGTTGCAGATCTACCTGGCCCTGCCGGTGCTGCTGGCGCTGGTGCGCCGGGCCCGCCATCATCTGGCGCTGCTGCTCGCGGGGAGCGCGGCGCTGGAGGCGGCCATTCTGGTGGCGATCCAGTACGGGCCGCCGCGCGACGGGGTGCTCGGCTGGCTGCAGGACTACTGCCACGTCCTGCTGCCGACGTACCTGTTCTGGGTGCTGCTCGGCGGGGTCGCCGCGGCCCGGCTCGACCGGATCCGCGGCTGGGTCGACCGGCACCGGCGGCTGGTCCCGGCGATCGTCCTGGCCGGCGCGGCGGCCGCGCAGCTGTGGTACGCGGCCTCGATCCACCACGGCCGCAGCCCTGCCTTCGCGGCGTCGGTGTTCCAGCCCATCATGATCGTCTGGGGGACCGCCGTCGTCGTCGGGCTGTTCGCGGCTGGCCGGTGGTGGGCCGCCCGGCGCACCCCGGGCTCCCGGGCGGACCGGCTGCTACGGCTGGGCTCGGAGCTGTCGTTCGGCGTCTATCTGATCCATCCGCTGTTCGTCGACAACCTCGTCAAGGTGCTGCCCGACCGGATACCGGCACCGCTGTCGACGCTGCTCATCGTCGCGGCGGCGCTGGCCGGGTCGGGGGTGCTGGTCTGGCTCGCCCGGCGCACCCCGCTGAGCCTCCCGGTGACCGGCCGGCCCCGCCTGCGCCGCGCGACCACGACGCCCGCGCCGGCCGGGCCAGCCTGA
- a CDS encoding TIGR03364 family FAD-dependent oxidoreductase produces MRLGAFDLVVAGAGIVGLAHAAEGLRRGLRVAVVERDAFARGASVRNFGHGCVTGQAGEALGYAKVARERWLELGRLAGFYAEPTGTVVAARSAEELAVLREFAAAGVAPVEVLDADGVRARVPVRAKALVGGAFLPWDVRVNPREAVGAIARWLAAEGVTFFWRTAALEAAPGVLRTARGELAAPAIVLATGHDLDRLYPEIAERAEVRRCVLQMLRVAAPLAPGGLAVERFGPGVLTGLSLLRYAGFADCPSLPALRARFEAERPDLLAVDMNLMFTQLPDGDLLIGDTHERAVTHHPFHDERVDDLLLAETADLLGVPVAELAVRERWRGCYATAPDREFLVESPLAGVRVVAVTTGIGMTTCHGLAAQVVADLCA; encoded by the coding sequence ATGCGGCTGGGTGCATTCGATCTGGTGGTGGCGGGCGCGGGAATCGTCGGCCTGGCGCACGCGGCGGAGGGATTGCGCCGCGGGCTGCGGGTCGCGGTCGTCGAGCGCGACGCGTTCGCCCGCGGCGCCTCGGTGCGCAACTTCGGCCACGGCTGCGTGACAGGTCAGGCCGGCGAGGCGCTCGGCTACGCGAAGGTGGCCAGGGAGCGCTGGCTGGAGCTCGGCCGGCTCGCCGGCTTCTACGCCGAGCCGACCGGCACGGTGGTCGCCGCGCGGTCGGCCGAGGAGCTGGCCGTGCTGCGCGAGTTCGCCGCGGCCGGCGTGGCCCCGGTCGAGGTGCTGGACGCGGACGGGGTGCGCGCGCGGGTGCCGGTGCGGGCGAAGGCGCTGGTCGGCGGCGCCTTCCTGCCGTGGGACGTCAGGGTGAACCCGCGGGAGGCCGTCGGCGCGATCGCCCGCTGGCTCGCCGCCGAGGGCGTCACCTTCTTCTGGCGTACGGCCGCCCTGGAGGCCGCACCGGGCGTGCTGCGCACCGCGCGCGGTGAGCTGGCGGCGCCCGCGATCGTGCTGGCCACCGGGCACGACCTCGACCGGCTCTACCCGGAGATCGCCGAGCGGGCCGAGGTCAGACGGTGCGTGTTGCAGATGCTGCGGGTCGCCGCGCCGCTCGCGCCCGGCGGGCTGGCCGTCGAACGGTTCGGGCCGGGCGTGCTGACCGGCCTGTCGCTGCTGCGCTACGCCGGTTTCGCGGACTGCCCGTCGCTGCCGGCGCTGCGGGCCCGGTTCGAGGCCGAGCGCCCCGACCTGCTCGCCGTCGACATGAACCTCATGTTCACCCAGCTTCCCGACGGGGACCTGCTCATCGGGGACACCCACGAGCGGGCCGTCACCCACCACCCGTTCCACGACGAGCGGGTCGACGACCTGCTGCTCGCCGAGACGGCGGACCTGCTCGGTGTCCCGGTCGCCGAGCTCGCGGTGCGGGAGCGGTGGCGCGGCTGCTACGCGACCGCCCCGGACCGGGAGTTCCTGGTCGAGAGCCCGCTGGCCGGCGTGCGGGTCGTCGCGGTGACCACCGGCATCGGCATGACGACCTGCCACGGTCTGGCGGCCCAGGTCGTCGCTGACCTGTGCGCATGA
- a CDS encoding AMP-binding protein, with translation MTTEVDDASFAPTIGGGCLVTLIEARGADAHRVYLTDPRGGRRLTYGELGRAVRGWRAELDRRAVPLGGTVTIAVAQPLDFALAYLGVVAGGRRAVPVPAAAPGPELARSLGRLSPDLVIADPVLGAGDGMVTPDAYLFGSPEGSRLAATEAETGAETAVEAEAARQAEAAGQAGAGVAAETGAETAGLATAGHDELGGVLLASSGTTGKPKQVFLDTGRLLHVATAVARHHRLTAADVGYNPLPLVHVNAEVVGLLATLVGGGELVLDQRFHRRGFWDLIEASGVTWINAVPAILAILAREPAPSSAQTRAVRFVRSASAPLPAAVLTGFESVTGLPVVETYGMTEAASQITANPLGDGRRAGSVGRPVGSEVRIVDPAGRPCPAGETGQVQIRGHGVIARYATETGSDTGCETGSERFHTGGWLDTGDLGRLDADGYLFLVGRTDDVINRGGEKIFPREVEEVLLADPRVARAVVFGVPDDVLGQVPVARVQLVAPTRGAEREPAGARLRSAGAGGLPAELARRCAARLDRFKRPVRIEVVDDIPVGQTGKVLRRLVVDRAAGDPAAA, from the coding sequence ATGACGACGGAAGTGGATGACGCGAGTTTCGCTCCCACAATCGGCGGCGGTTGCCTTGTCACACTCATCGAGGCCCGGGGCGCCGACGCGCATCGCGTCTACCTCACGGACCCCCGCGGCGGGCGACGGCTCACCTACGGGGAGCTCGGGCGGGCGGTCCGCGGCTGGCGCGCCGAGCTCGACCGGCGCGCGGTGCCGCTCGGCGGCACGGTCACGATCGCGGTCGCGCAGCCGCTCGACTTCGCGCTGGCCTATCTCGGGGTCGTCGCCGGCGGGCGGCGCGCCGTCCCGGTACCGGCCGCGGCCCCCGGCCCCGAGCTCGCCCGCTCGCTCGGCCGGCTGAGCCCGGATCTCGTCATCGCCGACCCCGTGCTCGGCGCCGGCGACGGCATGGTCACGCCGGACGCCTACCTCTTCGGGTCACCCGAGGGCAGCCGCCTGGCCGCCACCGAAGCCGAGACCGGGGCCGAGACCGCCGTCGAGGCCGAGGCCGCCCGGCAGGCAGAGGCCGCCGGCCAAGCCGGGGCCGGGGTCGCCGCCGAGACCGGGGCCGAGACCGCCGGGCTGGCCACGGCCGGGCACGATGAGCTCGGCGGCGTGCTGCTGGCCAGCTCCGGCACGACCGGGAAGCCGAAACAGGTGTTCCTCGACACCGGCCGGCTGCTGCACGTCGCGACCGCCGTCGCCCGCCACCACCGGCTGACCGCCGCCGACGTCGGCTACAACCCGCTGCCGTTGGTCCACGTGAACGCCGAGGTCGTCGGCCTGCTCGCGACCCTGGTCGGGGGCGGCGAGCTCGTCCTCGACCAGCGCTTTCACCGGCGCGGTTTCTGGGACCTGATCGAGGCCAGCGGAGTGACCTGGATCAACGCCGTGCCCGCCATCCTGGCGATCCTCGCCCGGGAGCCGGCGCCGTCGAGCGCCCAGACCCGCGCGGTGCGGTTCGTGCGGTCGGCCTCCGCGCCGCTGCCGGCCGCCGTCCTGACCGGGTTCGAGAGCGTCACCGGACTGCCGGTGGTCGAGACCTACGGGATGACGGAGGCCGCCAGCCAGATCACCGCGAACCCGCTGGGCGACGGTCGACGAGCCGGCTCGGTCGGACGGCCGGTCGGCTCCGAGGTCAGGATCGTGGACCCGGCCGGGCGGCCCTGCCCAGCCGGCGAGACCGGGCAGGTCCAGATCCGCGGCCACGGCGTGATCGCCAGGTACGCGACCGAGACCGGCAGCGACACCGGCTGCGAGACCGGCAGCGAGCGTTTCCACACCGGTGGCTGGCTGGACACCGGCGACCTCGGCCGGCTCGACGCCGACGGCTACCTGTTCCTGGTCGGCCGGACCGACGACGTCATCAACCGCGGCGGCGAGAAGATCTTCCCGCGGGAGGTCGAGGAGGTGCTGCTCGCCGACCCTCGGGTCGCCCGGGCGGTCGTCTTCGGCGTCCCGGACGACGTTCTCGGGCAGGTGCCGGTCGCCCGCGTCCAGCTCGTCGCCCCGACGCGCGGGGCCGAGCGGGAACCCGCGGGCGCTCGGCTCCGGAGCGCCGGTGCCGGCGGCCTGCCCGCCGAGCTCGCGCGCCGGTGCGCGGCCCGGCTGGACCGTTTCAAACGGCCGGTCCGCATCGAGGTCGTGGACGACATCCCGGTCGGCCAGACCGGCAAGGTGCTGCGCCGCCTCGTCGTCGACCGGGCCGCCGGCGACCCGGCGGCGGCCTGA
- a CDS encoding VOC family protein, which translates to MPKQTTFLWFDHQAHEAAEFYVGLFPNSKILDVTHYGPDTPGTPGSVQTVWFSLDGQEYIALNGGPLFPFTEAVSIMIHCGSQEEVDHYWYGLIAGGGAESSCGWLKDRYGLSWQVVPAGLFDLLGDPDPDRAYRATQAMLASSRLDIAEIRRAADGLPDTAATPPRA; encoded by the coding sequence ATGCCCAAGCAGACGACGTTCCTGTGGTTCGACCACCAGGCGCACGAGGCCGCCGAGTTCTACGTGGGGCTTTTCCCGAACTCGAAGATCCTGGATGTCACCCACTACGGCCCGGACACCCCCGGGACCCCGGGCAGCGTGCAGACCGTCTGGTTCTCGCTGGACGGGCAGGAGTACATCGCGCTCAACGGCGGGCCGCTGTTCCCGTTCACCGAGGCCGTCTCCATCATGATCCACTGCGGGTCGCAGGAGGAGGTCGACCACTACTGGTACGGCCTGATCGCCGGCGGTGGCGCCGAAAGCTCGTGCGGCTGGCTGAAGGACCGGTATGGCCTGTCCTGGCAGGTGGTCCCCGCGGGCCTGTTCGACCTGCTCGGCGACCCGGACCCGGACCGCGCCTACCGGGCCACCCAGGCGATGCTCGCCAGCAGCCGCCTCGATATCGCCGAGATCCGCCGCGCCGCCGACGGGCTGCCCGACACCGCCGCCACCCCACCGCGGGCGTGA